One window of the Pseudomonadota bacterium genome contains the following:
- a CDS encoding ATP-binding cassette domain-containing protein — MPAEYKGRIDFERVSFTYPHSQVAVLKELTLSIPSGQTVAIVGRNGAGKTTLVKLIARFYELEQGSIRIDDTDVRKLSLRWLHDHIAMVFQKPTRFEATVHDNIAFGDWQKLKDAPEEVCRLAAKTGIKGFVEKLPQGFKTHLGRLFGDETLSAGQWQLLAITRALARS; from the coding sequence GTGCCGGCAGAGTACAAAGGGCGTATCGATTTTGAGCGTGTCAGCTTTACCTATCCCCATAGCCAGGTTGCGGTTCTTAAGGAGCTTACGTTATCGATTCCGTCCGGTCAAACGGTTGCGATTGTCGGTCGGAACGGCGCGGGTAAGACTACTTTGGTTAAATTGATCGCCAGATTCTATGAGCTTGAACAGGGTAGCATCAGGATAGATGATACTGATGTGAGAAAGCTTTCGTTGCGGTGGCTGCACGACCATATTGCGATGGTTTTCCAAAAACCAACCCGTTTTGAGGCCACTGTGCATGACAATATTGCTTTTGGCGATTGGCAGAAATTAAAAGATGCTCCGGAAGAGGTTTGCCGGTTGGCCGCTAAAACCGGAATTAAGGGTTTTGTTGAAAAATTGCCGCAAGGTTTTAAGACCCATCTCGGTCGCCTTTTTGGCGATGAGACCCTCTCTGCCGGTCAGTGGCAGCTGTTAGCGATTACCCGGGCTCTGGCCCGCAGCTAG